One stretch of Bacteroidota bacterium DNA includes these proteins:
- a CDS encoding RNA polymerase sigma factor: MEIQTGLSEESVLISRIRNGEKQAYKILYDDHVELLFRFLKQFRKNDSDVQELVQRAFIKAFEGLGSFNNRSKFKTWLFQIALNEMRSDIRRNAIIPFVEMDTVDESIAEIEDESIEWNSTLRTLFEQLDETKRAVFVLYEVEGYSHAEIAVMLNIGESTSRTILTRTKHILRNQLKVTRRKS, translated from the coding sequence ATGGAAATCCAGACAGGCCTTTCTGAAGAATCCGTCCTTATTTCACGAATACGGAATGGAGAGAAACAAGCATACAAGATCCTTTATGATGATCATGTCGAACTCCTGTTTCGTTTTCTGAAGCAGTTCAGAAAAAACGACAGCGATGTTCAAGAGCTGGTTCAACGTGCATTCATCAAAGCGTTTGAAGGATTAGGCTCATTCAACAATCGTTCGAAGTTCAAAACGTGGTTGTTCCAAATAGCATTAAATGAAATGCGTAGCGATATCAGAAGAAATGCCATCATTCCATTTGTCGAAATGGATACGGTAGATGAATCGATTGCTGAAATCGAAGATGAATCAATCGAATGGAATTCAACATTGCGAACACTGTTTGAACAATTGGATGAGACTAAACGGGCAGTGTTCGTTCTGTATGAAGTGGAAGGATATTCGCATGCTGAAATTGCCGTTATGCTGAATATCGGTGAGAGCACATCCAGAACGATATTGACACGGACGAAACACATTCTGCGAAATCAATTGAAAGTAACAAGGAGAAAATCATGA
- a CDS encoding DUF4097 family beta strand repeat-containing protein, protein MKIIAYIVMYSVMLLSAEVKSIKKTIPVKDAQAVELMGFSGASLTIKSWDKNEIAIDIKVDYSSSNKENEQEYVQSVDVTQEQTGERVIVSFRQSKRGDEGFSWKKLFSLQFFTYSNLKVTGEIYVPASHPLIADFRYGDYSLEGIQGSLELYGVSNTLFIKNCSAIKKIENNYGKTTIEQSGGGLSLEGTSSTISIRNFTGQVDADASYSTITLNSIKQNATVLCVSGHIEMNDIGGNVILDAKYSKMRLEKVRGTTSIESQSGTIQMKEIFGADIDAPYSNISIESVNGTGNPISVRNMSGDVTIYNCSRDVKIEDSYSKIELENIQGNIKIAGQSSSIDGKRITGNVIIKDEYADIQIDQLSASTVEITNKSNKIDIDLLTKPAKIEIFNEYGPVSVRLPDFIGDVKLKASYGSVITNLPVEVEEIGGGFIAMGKIGNGSGTMNIKTVSGNIEVHQKK, encoded by the coding sequence ATGAAAATTATAGCATACATAGTGATGTACTCGGTAATGTTGTTGAGCGCCGAAGTAAAAAGTATTAAAAAAACAATACCAGTGAAGGATGCTCAAGCGGTGGAATTAATGGGATTCAGCGGCGCATCGCTCACTATAAAATCGTGGGATAAAAATGAGATCGCGATTGACATTAAGGTGGATTATTCATCCTCAAATAAAGAGAATGAACAAGAGTATGTTCAATCGGTCGATGTCACCCAAGAGCAGACTGGCGAACGGGTCATTGTTTCTTTCCGTCAATCGAAGAGAGGTGACGAGGGATTTTCTTGGAAGAAACTTTTCAGTTTACAGTTTTTCACATATTCGAACCTAAAAGTAACCGGTGAAATCTATGTCCCAGCATCACATCCCCTGATTGCCGACTTTCGCTACGGAGATTATTCGCTTGAAGGAATCCAAGGGTCTTTAGAATTGTATGGTGTTTCAAATACCTTATTCATTAAAAATTGTTCCGCAATTAAAAAAATTGAAAATAATTACGGGAAAACCACCATCGAGCAAAGCGGCGGCGGCCTTTCGCTTGAAGGAACAAGTTCAACAATTTCCATCAGAAACTTTACCGGCCAAGTGGATGCTGATGCAAGTTATTCAACTATTACGCTCAACAGTATTAAACAAAATGCAACAGTATTGTGTGTGAGTGGACATATTGAAATGAATGATATAGGGGGAAACGTTATTCTCGATGCAAAATATTCCAAAATGCGTCTGGAAAAAGTGAGAGGAACCACATCAATTGAATCACAAAGCGGAACCATTCAAATGAAAGAGATTTTTGGTGCCGATATTGACGCTCCCTATAGCAACATCAGCATCGAATCGGTGAATGGAACCGGAAATCCGATCTCCGTGAGAAATATGTCGGGAGATGTCACAATCTACAATTGTTCGCGCGACGTAAAGATTGAAGACTCATACTCAAAAATAGAATTGGAGAACATTCAGGGAAACATAAAAATAGCGGGGCAAAGCTCTTCCATTGATGGAAAACGGATCACCGGCAATGTGATAATCAAGGATGAGTACGCAGATATTCAGATCGATCAGCTCTCCGCTTCAACAGTGGAAATCACCAACAAAAGTAACAAGATTGATATCGATCTCCTGACTAAACCTGCCAAGATAGAAATCTTTAATGAGTATGGTCCTGTCAGTGTCAGGCTCCCCGATTTTATCGGTGACGTAAAGTTAAAGGCATCCTACGGATCGGTCATAACAAACTTGCCGGTGGAAGTGGAAGAGATCGGCGGAGGATTCATTGCCATGGGAAAAATCGGTAATGGGAGCGGAACGATGAACATCAAAACAGTTTCCGGAAATATTGAAGTACATCAGAAGAAATAA
- a CDS encoding NCS1 family nucleobase:cation symporter-1 — protein MFNFLSSELVETDYTSIGKSSLINHDLAPTTIAQRKWGTYNIAALWISMSACIPTYMLASGLIAEGMNWYQAVITVFLGNVIVLVPMILNAHAGTKYGIPFPVYCRASFGVLGANIPALLRAFVACGWFGIQTWIGGWAIYKIFTIYIPAWDALPVWIAGINIAQFGCFMFFWGINILVIYKGIESIRFLLDIKAPLLIILGLALLAWAYQQAGGFGPMLSQPSQFVSGGVKEGQFWMVFFPSLTGMIGFWATLSLNIPDFTRYSKTQRSQMLGQMIGLPLTMGLYAFIGVAVTSATIVIFGGFPIWDPIILITKFTNPIVLAISLFALCLATLATNLAANVVSPANDFANLWPSKITFRLGGLITGIIGILIQPWKLVADPSGYIFTWLVGYSALLGPIGGILIADYFIVRKTNLKPLDLYLSTGDYTYTNGFNIAAVTALILGVLPNIPGFLGTIKVIDPASVGSFLMHLYNYAWFVGFGVAFLIYVVWMKRK, from the coding sequence ATGTTCAATTTTCTCTCCTCCGAACTTGTCGAAACTGATTATACTTCGATTGGTAAAAGTTCACTAATCAATCACGATCTCGCGCCGACAACGATTGCACAACGCAAGTGGGGAACGTATAATATTGCTGCATTGTGGATTTCGATGTCAGCATGTATTCCAACCTACATGTTAGCCTCCGGATTAATTGCAGAAGGGATGAATTGGTATCAAGCGGTGATTACAGTATTTTTAGGAAATGTGATTGTACTGGTTCCAATGATTCTGAATGCGCATGCCGGGACGAAATATGGAATTCCTTTTCCTGTTTATTGCCGCGCATCATTCGGAGTGTTAGGCGCAAATATTCCGGCGCTGCTTCGCGCATTTGTTGCCTGCGGCTGGTTCGGAATTCAAACATGGATCGGTGGCTGGGCAATTTATAAAATCTTTACAATTTATATTCCTGCATGGGATGCGCTGCCAGTGTGGATTGCCGGGATTAACATTGCTCAGTTCGGTTGTTTCATGTTCTTTTGGGGGATCAATATATTGGTGATTTACAAGGGGATTGAATCGATTCGATTTTTGCTCGACATTAAAGCGCCGCTCTTAATCATTTTAGGATTGGCGCTTCTCGCATGGGCGTATCAGCAGGCTGGTGGATTTGGACCTATGCTTTCGCAACCATCGCAATTTGTTTCCGGCGGAGTAAAGGAAGGGCAATTCTGGATGGTTTTCTTTCCATCACTGACAGGAATGATTGGATTTTGGGCAACACTATCGTTAAACATTCCGGATTTCACACGCTATTCCAAAACGCAGCGAAGTCAAATGCTTGGACAAATGATTGGACTTCCATTGACGATGGGCTTGTATGCATTTATTGGTGTTGCAGTAACTTCCGCTACCATAGTGATCTTCGGTGGATTTCCAATCTGGGATCCGATCATATTGATTACCAAATTCACGAATCCCATTGTGCTCGCAATTTCCTTATTCGCACTATGTCTTGCTACACTTGCAACAAATCTTGCGGCAAATGTTGTTAGTCCTGCAAACGATTTTGCCAATCTCTGGCCTTCAAAAATAACATTTCGTCTTGGCGGATTGATTACAGGAATTATCGGCATTCTCATTCAACCGTGGAAACTTGTGGCAGACCCGAGTGGATATATCTTTACCTGGCTTGTCGGATATTCGGCATTGCTTGGACCGATCGGAGGAATTTTAATCGCCGACTATTTTATTGTTCGGAAAACAAATCTCAAACCGCTCGATCTTTATCTTTCAACCGGTGACTATACATATACGAATGGGTTTAACATTGCGGCTGTAACTGCGTTGATCCTCGGAGTGCTTCCGAATATTCCGGGATTTTTAGGAACGATTAAGGTAATCGATCCTGCTTCAGTAGGGTCATTCCTTATGCATTTATATAATTATGCATGGTTTGTTGGTTTTGGTGTAGCATTTTTAATCTATGTTGTTTGGATGAAAAGAAAATAG
- the hydA gene encoding dihydropyrimidinase, with amino-acid sequence MSILIKNGRIITADEDFVADVFVEGETVSLIGKNLQVKADKTIDATGKLVMPGGIDPHVHLDMPFMGTFSSDNYATGTSAALFGGTTMVIDFVLQKQGKSLYHALEEWRGRSNGKAACDYSFHMAVTDFNESTKTEIEKMVNDEGITSFKTFMAYKGALMIDDRQMVGLMQEVKKQGGMVTVHATNGDMIDFLVAKHRAEGKLAPLYHYLSQPEITEAEASGRFSDMAYYTGVPAYIVHMTCEGALNQVRRVAARNQRVYGETCIQYLILDASLYEQNFEGAKWVMSPPLRQKKDQESLWGGINQGSVQVVATDHCPFKWEQKLMGKDDFSKIPNGAPGIEHRMELLFSEGVNKGRISLNKFVEVTSTNAAKIFGMFPRKGCVAVGSDADIIILDPNEEHILSAKTHHMNVDYSGYEGWNMKGKVKSVLMRGQVAIENNQINVKPGYGKFIKRNKVNGII; translated from the coding sequence ATGTCAATCCTAATTAAAAACGGAAGAATTATCACCGCAGACGAAGATTTCGTCGCCGATGTTTTCGTTGAAGGTGAAACAGTTTCTCTGATAGGAAAAAACCTACAGGTAAAAGCGGACAAGACGATTGACGCAACAGGAAAACTTGTCATGCCCGGCGGTATTGATCCTCATGTTCATCTGGACATGCCGTTTATGGGAACATTCTCCAGTGACAATTATGCCACCGGAACAAGTGCTGCACTCTTTGGCGGGACGACCATGGTGATCGATTTCGTGCTTCAGAAGCAAGGGAAATCTCTATATCACGCTCTGGAGGAATGGCGGGGACGATCCAATGGAAAAGCAGCATGCGATTATTCATTTCATATGGCGGTGACAGATTTTAATGAAAGCACAAAAACTGAAATTGAAAAGATGGTGAATGACGAGGGAATTACATCCTTTAAAACATTCATGGCCTACAAAGGTGCGCTGATGATTGATGATCGTCAAATGGTTGGATTGATGCAGGAAGTGAAGAAGCAGGGCGGTATGGTAACAGTTCACGCAACCAATGGTGATATGATTGATTTTCTTGTGGCAAAACATCGTGCTGAAGGAAAACTTGCGCCGCTGTATCATTATTTGTCGCAGCCGGAGATTACCGAAGCGGAAGCCTCGGGGCGTTTTTCCGATATGGCATATTATACCGGTGTTCCTGCATACATTGTTCATATGACGTGTGAAGGAGCACTCAATCAAGTTCGAAGAGTTGCCGCTAGGAATCAGCGAGTGTATGGGGAGACATGCATTCAATATCTTATTCTGGATGCTTCTCTGTATGAACAAAATTTTGAAGGGGCAAAGTGGGTCATGTCGCCGCCACTTCGACAAAAGAAAGATCAAGAATCTTTATGGGGAGGAATCAATCAAGGATCGGTGCAAGTTGTTGCAACTGATCACTGTCCTTTCAAATGGGAACAAAAATTGATGGGGAAAGATGATTTTTCGAAAATTCCAAATGGTGCACCAGGAATAGAACACAGAATGGAATTACTTTTTTCTGAAGGAGTAAACAAAGGACGAATCTCATTAAATAAATTTGTCGAAGTCACCTCGACCAATGCTGCAAAAATTTTCGGAATGTTCCCGAGAAAAGGATGTGTGGCAGTCGGTTCGGATGCGGATATTATCATTCTTGATCCAAATGAAGAACATATACTTTCCGCAAAGACACATCACATGAATGTGGATTATTCCGGATATGAAGGATGGAACATGAAAGGGAAGGTCAAATCTGTTTTGATGCGCGGCCAGGTTGCAATCGAAAACAATCAGATCAATGTAAAACCGGGTTATGGAAAATTTATTAAACGAAATAAAGTGAATGGAATAATTTGA
- the preA gene encoding NAD-dependent dihydropyrimidine dehydrogenase subunit PreA — protein sequence MVDLSINCAGIKSPNPFWLASAPPTNSGYQVCKAFEAGWGGAVWKTIGAPVMNVVNRYGAVDYNGQKIIGLNNIELISDRSIEINLKEIAETKKLWPDRAIVASLMVESDRQIWHDIVKRTIDSGADGIELNYGCPHGMSERGMGSAVGQVPEYCTMITEWVTEVSTIPVLVKLTPNVTDIRFPGRAAKKGKADGISLINTINTIIGVNLDTFQIEPSRGGKGGHGGYAGPAVKPIALNMVSEIARDPEINLPISGMGGISNWKDALEFILLGATSVQVCTAAMHYGFRIVEDMIDGTTNWMEEKGYTSLDQIRGKALPNIGNFGDMNLLSKHVAHINESKCIQCNLCYIACEDTAHQCIDLLTKKGKQQPTVRESDCVGCRLCYIVCPVENCITMEQKDNGKNSKTWNELVQELPQPMTMDDLRKFQHKHGIDVH from the coding sequence ATGGTCGATCTTTCAATCAACTGCGCCGGAATCAAATCTCCAAATCCTTTTTGGTTAGCTTCTGCACCGCCGACGAATTCGGGATATCAGGTCTGCAAAGCATTCGAAGCAGGATGGGGCGGAGCTGTCTGGAAAACAATCGGTGCACCGGTAATGAATGTGGTCAATCGATATGGTGCGGTGGATTACAACGGACAGAAGATTATTGGGTTGAATAATATTGAATTGATCAGCGATCGTTCAATCGAAATTAATCTGAAAGAAATTGCCGAGACAAAAAAGTTGTGGCCGGATCGCGCAATTGTGGCTTCATTGATGGTTGAATCCGACAGGCAAATATGGCACGACATTGTTAAACGAACGATTGATTCTGGTGCCGATGGCATCGAGTTGAATTATGGCTGTCCCCATGGAATGAGCGAACGCGGAATGGGTTCTGCTGTAGGACAAGTGCCGGAGTATTGCACGATGATTACTGAGTGGGTAACGGAAGTTTCCACAATTCCTGTTTTGGTCAAACTTACGCCAAATGTAACGGATATTCGTTTTCCAGGACGCGCTGCTAAAAAAGGAAAAGCGGACGGAATTTCCCTCATCAATACTATCAATACAATAATCGGTGTCAATCTGGATACGTTTCAAATTGAACCGTCGCGAGGAGGAAAAGGTGGTCATGGCGGCTATGCCGGTCCTGCCGTTAAACCGATTGCATTGAATATGGTTTCTGAAATTGCTCGTGATCCCGAAATTAACCTGCCGATTTCAGGAATGGGAGGGATATCGAATTGGAAAGATGCATTAGAATTTATTCTACTTGGTGCCACAAGTGTCCAAGTCTGTACTGCAGCAATGCATTACGGTTTCCGTATCGTTGAAGATATGATTGATGGAACGACCAATTGGATGGAAGAAAAAGGATATACTTCGTTAGATCAAATCCGTGGTAAAGCGTTGCCTAACATTGGAAATTTTGGCGACATGAACTTGCTGTCGAAACATGTTGCGCACATTAACGAAAGTAAATGTATTCAATGCAATCTGTGTTACATTGCATGTGAAGATACCGCTCATCAATGCATCGATCTGTTGACGAAGAAGGGAAAACAACAGCCGACCGTGCGAGAATCCGATTGCGTTGGGTGCCGATTGTGTTACATTGTTTGCCCTGTTGAGAATTGCATTACCATGGAACAAAAAGATAACGGAAAAAATTCAAAGACGTGGAATGAGCTTGTTCAGGAGTTGCCACAGCCGATGACCATGGATGACCTGAGAAAATTCCAGCACAAGCACGGAATTGATGTGCATTAA
- a CDS encoding NAD(P)-dependent oxidoreductase, translating to MNNPASKLSHKQYEQNFAELKPALTDVAALAEANRCLYCYDSPCMTACPTHIDISMFIKKITTDNMKGSARTILSSNWVAMTCAKACPVDVLCEGACVYNAKGEKPIQIGRLQRHVMDWYVENGMPKLFTPSAKNGKSVGIIGAGPSGLACAAELSLLGFDVTIYEAHKVPGGLDTHGIAPYKMMQQDSLNEVKMIKNLGAKIKTGILIGKNISIEKLEKQHDAIFIGSGLPKPTELHISGEELIGVRNALDFVEDVTTRKWGSVKVGKRVAVIGAGNTAIDAATEAKRLGAEEVFMVYRRGREQMSAYDFEYDLAKRDGITFYFHAQPKKIIGKKNVEALECIETKIINGKVKPIPRSEFKIQVDMVIKAVGQNIDESFFGMIPKLKVKNGMVVVDAKSYQTTNPKYFAGGDCINGGKEVVNAAYDGKRAAYGIHNYIFEKKK from the coding sequence ATGAACAACCCCGCCTCAAAACTTTCTCACAAACAGTATGAGCAAAATTTTGCCGAACTAAAACCGGCATTAACCGACGTTGCCGCTCTTGCTGAAGCTAATCGATGTCTTTATTGTTACGATTCTCCCTGCATGACTGCTTGTCCCACACACATTGATATTTCCATGTTCATCAAAAAGATCACCACTGATAATATGAAAGGATCAGCACGGACCATTCTTTCTTCAAATTGGGTTGCGATGACTTGTGCAAAAGCTTGTCCGGTGGATGTTCTCTGCGAAGGAGCATGTGTGTATAATGCAAAAGGAGAGAAACCGATCCAGATCGGAAGATTGCAGCGTCATGTAATGGATTGGTATGTGGAGAATGGAATGCCGAAGTTATTTACTCCATCGGCAAAGAACGGAAAATCAGTCGGTATTATCGGAGCCGGTCCTTCCGGACTTGCATGCGCCGCTGAATTGTCGCTCCTCGGATTTGATGTGACAATCTATGAAGCACATAAAGTTCCCGGCGGACTTGATACTCACGGTATCGCTCCGTATAAGATGATGCAGCAGGATAGTCTTAATGAAGTGAAGATGATTAAAAATTTGGGTGCGAAGATAAAAACGGGTATTCTTATCGGCAAAAATATATCAATAGAAAAATTGGAAAAACAACACGATGCTATTTTTATCGGTTCAGGACTCCCGAAACCGACCGAATTGCATATTTCAGGGGAGGAGTTAATTGGTGTCCGGAATGCGCTCGATTTTGTGGAAGATGTAACGACCCGTAAGTGGGGATCGGTGAAGGTTGGGAAACGAGTTGCAGTGATTGGTGCAGGAAATACTGCAATCGATGCTGCTACGGAAGCGAAACGGCTTGGCGCTGAAGAAGTGTTTATGGTCTATCGCCGCGGCAGAGAACAAATGTCCGCTTATGATTTTGAATACGATCTTGCAAAACGGGACGGCATCACATTTTATTTTCACGCCCAACCAAAAAAGATCATCGGAAAGAAGAACGTTGAAGCATTGGAATGTATTGAAACGAAAATTATCAACGGAAAAGTGAAACCGATTCCCCGTTCGGAGTTCAAAATTCAAGTAGATATGGTGATTAAAGCTGTCGGACAAAATATTGATGAATCGTTTTTTGGCATGATTCCAAAACTGAAAGTAAAGAATGGAATGGTTGTCGTCGATGCAAAATCGTATCAAACAACGAATCCAAAATACTTCGCCGGCGGTGATTGCATCAATGGCGGCAAAGAAGTGGTGAATGCTGCGTATGATGGTAAACGTGCGGCGTATGGAATTCATAATTATATTTTCGAAAAGAAAAAATAA
- a CDS encoding four helix bundle protein: protein MDGGYHKLEIYNISHNVGVKIHEMTLQLPKFEMYEEGSQIRRSSKSVSSNIVEGFALRKYKNEFLHYLYRAYGSSEESLEHLRYLFETKSMVDEKQFNDLEIEILKLNGKLFRFIQSVEKDHDTPAFLKESEVEYRSES from the coding sequence ATGGATGGAGGATATCACAAACTGGAGATTTACAATATCTCTCACAATGTAGGTGTGAAGATTCATGAGATGACATTACAACTTCCAAAGTTTGAAATGTATGAAGAAGGGAGTCAAATTCGGAGATCATCTAAATCTGTTTCATCGAATATTGTGGAAGGTTTCGCCTTGCGGAAATACAAAAATGAATTTCTCCATTATTTGTATAGAGCTTATGGTTCTAGTGAAGAGTCACTTGAACATTTGCGATATCTTTTTGAAACTAAATCTATGGTAGATGAAAAACAGTTTAACGATCTAGAGATAGAAATCTTAAAACTAAATGGGAAACTATTTCGATTTATTCAATCTGTTGAAAAGGATCATGATACACCCGCATTTCTTAAAGAATCCGAAGTCGAATATCGTTCTGAATCTTGA
- a CDS encoding aminotransferase class III-fold pyridoxal phosphate-dependent enzyme translates to MSEKLTSQEVVEITAKHTYGTWRKQKGWTPLHIVDAEGCFFTDASGKRYFDFSSQLMCVHLGYKNAAVIKAIEDQAKSLAYIAPGFATDIRAELSKLLLEVLPKGLEKFFFTTSGTEANEAAFKIARMYTGKTKIIARYRSYHGSTMGSIAATGDPRRWAMEPAGKVPGVIFSPEVNCFDCPIKHTYPGCGIACADYLEHMIENEGDVAAVLVEPVVGTNGILIPPKEYFPKIREICDKHNVLLIADEVMTGWGRTGKWFAMDHWGVQPDILVTAKGITTAYMPLGLCATTMKIASFFDDHFFSHGHTYEAHPLTLAPAIASINEFKRMDLINRSAEMGEYLGMKLNELKSKHPSIADVRGLGLFWAVELMKNKKTKTYFNTYKDKVSGVQSVVEKISAQMMKNGVYLQAWVSHFVIAPPLIVTREELDSGLAVFDEALKIADELVEQ, encoded by the coding sequence ATGTCCGAAAAATTAACTTCACAAGAAGTTGTCGAGATCACCGCAAAACACACCTACGGCACCTGGCGCAAACAAAAAGGATGGACACCGCTCCACATTGTGGATGCTGAAGGATGTTTTTTTACCGATGCAAGCGGGAAACGATATTTTGATTTCTCATCACAATTGATGTGTGTTCATCTTGGTTACAAGAATGCAGCAGTAATTAAAGCAATTGAAGATCAAGCGAAATCACTTGCATACATTGCTCCCGGATTTGCCACAGACATTCGAGCAGAGTTAAGTAAACTACTCCTTGAAGTACTGCCAAAAGGTTTGGAGAAATTCTTTTTTACCACGTCAGGAACGGAAGCTAACGAAGCGGCATTTAAAATTGCTCGAATGTACACCGGCAAAACGAAAATCATTGCCCGGTATCGATCGTATCATGGATCGACAATGGGATCGATCGCTGCCACCGGTGATCCTCGCCGATGGGCAATGGAACCTGCTGGGAAAGTTCCTGGTGTTATCTTCTCTCCGGAAGTGAACTGCTTCGATTGTCCGATTAAACATACCTATCCCGGATGCGGAATTGCTTGCGCTGATTATCTTGAACATATGATTGAAAACGAAGGTGATGTTGCTGCAGTGTTGGTGGAACCTGTCGTAGGAACGAATGGCATACTGATTCCTCCAAAAGAATATTTTCCAAAAATAAGGGAGATTTGTGACAAACATAATGTCCTTCTCATTGCTGATGAAGTAATGACTGGTTGGGGAAGGACTGGAAAATGGTTTGCCATGGATCATTGGGGAGTTCAGCCTGATATTCTTGTTACGGCAAAAGGGATCACAACAGCATATATGCCACTGGGATTATGCGCTACAACGATGAAGATCGCATCGTTTTTCGATGATCATTTCTTTTCTCATGGACACACCTACGAAGCGCACCCGTTGACCCTTGCACCGGCGATTGCTTCCATCAACGAATTTAAAAGAATGGATCTGATCAATCGTTCTGCCGAGATGGGTGAATATCTCGGTATGAAATTAAATGAACTTAAATCGAAACATCCATCTATTGCCGATGTCCGTGGACTTGGGCTTTTCTGGGCAGTGGAATTAATGAAGAATAAAAAAACGAAAACATACTTCAACACTTATAAAGACAAGGTAAGCGGCGTGCAATCAGTTGTGGAAAAAATTTCTGCGCAAATGATGAAAAATGGAGTGTATTTGCAGGCATGGGTGAGTCACTTTGTTATTGCTCCACCGTTGATCGTAACGAGAGAAGAGCTCGACAGCGGTCTTGCAGTGTTCGATGAAGCGTTAAAGATTGCGGATGAGCTTGTAGAACAGTAA
- a CDS encoding nitrilase-related carbon-nitrogen hydrolase, which yields MSRIVRGGLIQCSIATSNDQPIPKIKKAMIDKHIPMIEKAGKEGVQILCLQEVFNGPYFCAEQKTKWYEMTEKIPDGPTIKLMQKYAKKYKMVMIVPIYEIEMEGVYYNTAAIIDADGTYLGKYRKHHIPQVEPGFWEKFYFKPGNLGFPVFKTKYADIGVYICYDRHFPEGARILGLNGAEIVFNPSATVAGLSEYLWELEQPAHAAANGYFVGAINRVGTEEPWKIGEFYGKSYFCSPRGKILKQASRDKDELVICDLDMKMIQEVRSVWQFYRDRRPEAYGKITELKD from the coding sequence ATGTCTCGTATCGTCAGAGGTGGTCTCATCCAATGTTCTATCGCAACATCCAACGACCAACCGATCCCCAAAATTAAAAAAGCAATGATTGACAAACACATTCCCATGATAGAGAAGGCGGGAAAAGAAGGGGTGCAAATTCTTTGTTTGCAGGAAGTGTTTAACGGCCCTTACTTTTGTGCAGAACAAAAAACAAAATGGTATGAGATGACGGAAAAAATTCCGGATGGTCCGACGATCAAATTGATGCAGAAATATGCAAAGAAATATAAAATGGTAATGATCGTTCCCATCTATGAAATTGAAATGGAAGGTGTTTATTATAATACGGCAGCAATCATCGATGCTGATGGAACATATCTGGGTAAATATCGCAAGCACCACATTCCTCAAGTGGAACCCGGATTTTGGGAGAAATTTTATTTCAAACCGGGAAATCTCGGCTTTCCCGTCTTTAAGACGAAATATGCAGATATTGGCGTCTATATTTGTTATGACAGGCACTTTCCTGAGGGGGCCCGCATTCTGGGATTAAACGGTGCAGAGATCGTCTTTAATCCATCTGCAACGGTTGCCGGTCTTTCGGAATATCTGTGGGAATTGGAACAACCGGCACACGCTGCAGCCAATGGATATTTTGTCGGTGCAATCAATCGTGTGGGGACGGAAGAGCCGTGGAAGATTGGAGAATTTTATGGTAAGAGTTATTTTTGTTCTCCGCGTGGAAAAATTCTAAAGCAAGCCAGCCGCGATAAAGATGAACTTGTCATTTGTGATTTGGATATGAAAATGATCCAAGAAGTCCGTTCTGTCTGGCAATTCTATCGTGACCGTCGCCCGGAAGCGTACGGAAAGATTACAGAGTTGAAAGACTAA